A genomic window from Enterobacteriaceae endosymbiont of Macroplea appendiculata includes:
- a CDS encoding rhodanese-related sulfurtransferase — protein MLLHNRISRIQLKKTFLKNSHKRIIVSFYKYHKLENVLQIRRQLYILLYSFKVLGRIYISEEGINAQISLPHYYYTVIKFFIKKIHEIFIDIYWNIAIDNTKHAFFMLKIIYKKNILNDGLSCFNFLKFNTTGIYLNAKQLNLMLEDHNNVVLVDIRNFYEYKIGHFINAIIFQQAKTFQHQMLYLLDNIQPYRDKKIILYCTGGIRCEKATSWLLFNNIKNVYQVEGGIIKYVKEVRKFHLPMKFIGTNFVFDNRMGEQITRDIISNCYQCKTPYNIFTNCKNDSCHLLFLQCPTCKKHYKNCCSIHCKKTLLKNKRYLII, from the coding sequence ATGTTATTACATAACAGAATTTCACGTATACAATTAAAAAAAACATTTTTGAAAAATTCACATAAAAGAATTATAGTATCTTTTTATAAATATCATAAATTAGAAAATGTATTACAAATAAGAAGACAGTTATATATTTTATTATATTCTTTTAAAGTATTAGGACGTATTTATATTTCTGAAGAAGGCATTAATGCACAAATTAGTCTACCACATTATTATTATACAGTAATAAAATTTTTTATTAAAAAAATACATGAAATTTTTATAGATATATATTGGAATATAGCTATTGATAATACTAAACATGCATTTTTTATGCTAAAAATTATATATAAAAAAAATATATTAAATGATGGTTTATCATGTTTTAATTTTTTAAAATTTAATACTACGGGTATATATTTAAATGCTAAACAATTAAATCTTATGTTAGAAGATCATAATAATGTTGTTCTCGTTGATATAAGAAATTTTTATGAATATAAAATTGGACATTTTATAAATGCAATAATATTTCAACAAGCAAAGACTTTTCAACACCAAATGCTATACCTATTAGATAATATACAACCATATAGAGATAAAAAAATTATTTTATATTGTACAGGAGGTATACGTTGTGAAAAAGCTACTTCATGGTTGTTATTTAATAACATTAAAAATGTTTATCAAGTTGAAGGAGGAATTATTAAGTATGTAAAAGAAGTACGTAAATTTCACTTACCGATGAAGTTTATAGGTACTAATTTTGTTTTTGATAATCGGATGGGAGAACAAATAACACGAGATATTATTTCTAATTGTTATCAGTGCAAAACACCATATAATATATTTACTAATTGTAAAAATGATTCTTGCCATTTATTATTTTTACAATGTCCTACATGTAAAAAACATTATAAAAATTGTTGTAGTATACATTGTAAAAAAACTTTATTAAAAAATAAAAGATATTTAATAATATAA